Proteins from one Embleya scabrispora genomic window:
- a CDS encoding IclR family transcriptional regulator, with product MDNSSGVGVLDKAAVVLAALEAGPATLAGLVAITGLARPTAHRLAVALEHHRLVARDMQGRFVLGPRLAELAAAAGEDRLLAAAHPVLAHMRDITGESAQLYRRQGDMRVCVAAAERLSGLRDTVPVGSTLPMKAGSAAQCLLAWEEPERLHRGLQGARFTATTLSGVRRRGWAQSIGEREPGVASVSAAVRGPSNRVVAAVSVSGPIERLTRHPGRLHAQAVMEAAAKLSDALRRAQVEV from the coding sequence ATGGACAACTCTAGCGGAGTCGGCGTTCTCGACAAGGCCGCTGTCGTGCTGGCCGCGCTCGAAGCCGGTCCCGCCACGCTCGCGGGACTCGTCGCCATCACCGGTCTTGCCCGGCCCACGGCGCATCGACTCGCGGTCGCCTTGGAGCACCACCGTCTGGTCGCCCGCGACATGCAGGGCCGCTTCGTGCTCGGCCCGCGGCTGGCCGAGCTGGCCGCCGCGGCCGGCGAGGACCGGCTGCTCGCCGCCGCGCACCCGGTGCTCGCGCACATGCGCGACATCACCGGCGAGAGCGCGCAGCTCTACCGACGCCAGGGCGACATGCGCGTGTGCGTGGCCGCGGCCGAGCGGCTCTCCGGCCTGCGCGACACCGTCCCCGTCGGCAGCACGCTGCCGATGAAGGCGGGTTCGGCCGCGCAGTGCCTGCTCGCCTGGGAGGAGCCGGAGCGGCTGCACCGGGGGCTGCAGGGCGCGCGGTTCACCGCCACCACGCTCTCCGGTGTGCGGCGCCGCGGCTGGGCGCAGAGCATCGGCGAACGTGAGCCGGGCGTCGCGTCCGTCTCCGCCGCCGTGCGCGGCCCCAGCAACCGCGTGGTGGCCGCCGTGTCCGTCTCCGGCCCGATCGAGCGGCTGACCCGGCACCCGGGGCGGCTGCACGCGCAGGCCGTGATGGAGGCCGCCGCCAAGCTGTCCGACGCACTGCGCCGGGCCCAGGTGGAGGTCTGA